A window of the Brassica napus cultivar Da-Ae chromosome C5, Da-Ae, whole genome shotgun sequence genome harbors these coding sequences:
- the LOC106449329 gene encoding thionin-like protein 2: MKSRKVTMLVTIMILMMMGNLLDQTKAQKSSLGQREAEKIPFIQCYPSCLKECKSTYKFPASLKCPIICLKACLHPPSPSPSPSPSPSPSPSPSPSPSSSPSPLSEKTIDETNDFCKFGCAVQQCASLSTMEIPNVKKVAACVDSCSIKCSSKN; the protein is encoded by the exons atgaagagcaGAAAGGTTACCATGTTAGTGACAATAATGATACTTATGATGATGGGAAACCTTTTAGATCAAACAAAGGCTCAAAAAAGTTCTTTAGGTCAAAGAGAAGCTGAGAAAATCCCTTTTATTCAGTGTTATCCATCTTGTCTTAAAGAGTGCAAAAGTACTTACAAGTTTCCAGCGTCTCTCAAGTGTCCAATTATATGTCTTAAAGCCTGTCTTCATCctccatcaccatcaccatcaccatcaccatcaccatcaccatcaccatcaccatctccatctccatcttCATCTCCATCTCCTCTTTCGGAGAAAACTATTGATGAAACTAATGATTTCTGTAAATTTGGTTGTGCTGTGCAACAATGTGCTTCTCTTTCTACTATGGAAATTCCAA ATGTGAAGAAAGTCGCAGCCTGTGTCGATTCATGTTCGATTAAGTGTTCCAGCAAAAACTAA
- the LOC125587461 gene encoding lysophospholipid acyltransferase 1: protein MISMDMNSMAASIGVSVAVLRFLQCFVATIPVSFFWRIVPSRLGKHIYAAASGVFLSYLSFGFSSNLHFLVPMTIGYASMAMYRPKCGIISFFLGFAYLIGCHVFYMSGDAWKEGGIDSTGALMVLTLKVISCAVNYNDGMLKEEGLREAQKKNRLIEMPSLIEYFGYCLCCGSHFAGPVYEMKDYLQWTEGTGIWDSSEKRKQPSPYLATLRAIFQAGICMALYLYLVPQFPLTRFTEPVYQEWGFWKKFGYQYMAGQTARWKYYFIWSISEASIIISGLGFSGWTDDASPKPKWDRAKNVDILGVELAKSAVQIPLVWNIQVSTWLRHYVYERLVKSGKKAGFFQLLGTQTVSAVWHGLYPGYMMFFVQSALMIAGSRVIYRWQQAISPKLAILRSIMVFINFLYTVLVLNYSAVGFMVLSLHETLTAYGSVYYIGTIIPVGLILLSYVVPAKPSRPKPRKEE from the exons ATGATATCGATGGACATGAATTCGATGGCTGCTTCGATCGGCGTATCGGTCGCCGTCCTCCGCTTCCTCCAATGCTTCGTCGCCACGATCCCCGTCTCCTTCTTCTGGCGAATCGTTCCGAGTCGACTCGGCAAGCACATCTACGCCGCCGCTTCAGGCGTATTCCTCTCTTACCTCTCCTTCGGCTTCTCCTCAAATCTCCACTTCCTCGTTCCGATGACGATCGGATACGCTTCCATGGCGATGTATCGACCCAAGTGTGGAATCATCAGTTTCTTCCTCGGCTTCGCTTATCTCATCGGCTG TCATGTGTTTTACATGAGTGGTGATGCGTGGAAAGAAGGTGGCATCGACTCCACTG GAGCGTTAATGGTGTTAACGCTGAAGGTTATCTCATGTGCGGTTAATTACAATGATGGGATGTTGAAGGAGGAAGGCTTACGTGAAGCTCAGAAGAAGAACAGACTGATCGAGATGCCGTCTTTGATCGAGTACTTTGGTTACTGTCTCTGTTGCGGTAGCCATTTCGCTGGTCCTGTTTACGAAATGAAAGATTATCTCCAATGGACAGAGGGAACAGGa ATTTGGGATAGTTCCGAGAAAAGAAAGCAGCCATCGCCTTATTTAGCTACACTGCGAGCTATCTTCCAAGCTGGGATTTGCATGGCTCTGTATCTCTATCTAGTCCCTCAGTTCCCGTTGACTCGGTTCACTGAACCAGTGTACCAAGAATGGGGGTTTTGGAAGAAGTTTGGTTACCAGTACATGGCGGGACAGACGGCTCGCTGGAAGTATTACTTCATCTGGTCGATCTCGGAGGCTTCTATTATCATCTCTGGTTTGGGTTTCAGTGGCTGGACTGATGATGCTTCGCCAAAACCCAAATGGGACCGTGCCAAGAACGTGGACATCCTCGGTGTAGAACTTGCTAAGAGCGCGGTTCAGATTCCGCTTGTGTGGAACATACAAGTCAGCACCTGGCTCCGTCACT ACGTGTATGAGAGACTTGTGAAGAGTGGGAAGAAAGCAGGTTTCTTTCAGTTACTAGGTACACAAACCGTCAGTGCGGTTTGGCAT GGACTGTATCCTGGTTACATGATGTTCTTTGTTCAATCAGCTTTGATGATTGCTGGCTCAAGAG TTATTTACCGATGGCAACAAGCTATCAGTCCGAAACTAGCAATCCTGAGAAGTATCATGGTGTTCATCAACTTTCTTTACACCGTCTTGGTTCTCAACTACTCAGCCGTTGGTTTCATG GTTTTAAGCTTGCACGAAACGCTCACTGCCTACGGGAGCGTATATTACATTGGAACAATCATACCTGTTGGATTGATTCTCCTCAGCTACGTGGTTCCTGCGAAGCCCTCTCGGCCAAAGCCACGTAAAGAGGAATAA
- the LOC111213778 gene encoding serine/threonine-protein kinase PEPKR2-like: MRKKRKGSEAEGSEEDLSCATTASRSSNFRSHFSLEGYARLKKRCKENDTVVDEDSVGSFKRRLAGVATAPPCGASSLVSSGRGLKRKIGCIDVSTQTGRKNKIDDDYVLGPNIGKGKFGSVRICRSKSNGIDFACKTLKKGEETVHREVEIMQHLSGHPRVVTLHAVYEESDCFHLVMELCSGGRLIDQMVKEGRYSEQRAANIFKDLMLVINYCHEMGVVHRDIKPENILLTAVGKIQLADFGLAMRIAKGQTLSGLAGSPAYVAPEVLSESYSEKVDVWSAGVLLYALLSGVLPFKGDSLDAIFEAIKKVKLDFNSGVWESVSKPARDLLSRMLSRDESARITADEVLRHPWILFYTDRTLKTMCIKSKHKGQAGSPPGLQLRSPMKKTDVNRANREKKTTYDDSPTDSFSNTEEEEEEDESGVVDVLVVAISNVRISEPKRSRLCSPTNSPIEQQHSSNLTTTTNTLCRAF, from the exons ATGAGGAAGAAGCGGAAAGGTAGTGAAGCCGAAGGTTCGGAGGAGGATCTATCATGTGCAACTACTGCATCGCGATCATCCAACTTCAGGTCACACTTCTCACTAGAAGGTTACGCTAGACTCAAGAAGCGCTGCAAGGAGAATGACACCGTCGTCGACGAGGACTCTGTTGGTTCCTTCAAGAGACGCCTCGCCGGCGTCGCGACCGCACCTCCTTGCGGCGCGTCGTCTCTGGTTTCGTCGGGGAGAGGTTTGAAGAGGAAGATTGGTTGCATTGACGTTTCCACTCAGACTGGTAGGAAGAACAAGATTGACGATGACTATGTTTTGGGTCCTAACATTGGGAAAGGGAAGTTCGGGTCGGTTAGGATCTGTAGGTCGAAGAGTAACGGGATTGACTTTGCTTGTAAGACACTGAAGAAAGGGGAGGAGACTGTTCACAGGGAGGTTGAGATTATGCAGCATTTGTCTGGTCATCCTCGGGTTGTCACGTTGCATGCTGTGTATGAAGAGTCGGATTGTTTTCATCTTGTGATGGAGCTGTGTTCGGGAGGACGTTTGATTGATCAGATGGTTAAGGAGGGGAGGTACTCTGAGCAGCGTGCAGCTAATATATTCAAGGACCTCATGCTAGTTATCAATTATTGCCACGAGATGGGAGTTGTGCATAGAGATATCAAACCTGAGAACATTCTCCTCACAGCTGTTGGGAAGATTCAGCTCGCTGATTTTGGCCTCGCCATGAGAATTGCAAAAG GTCAGACATTGTCTGGATTGGCGGGAAGTCCTGCTTATGTAGCACCTGAAGTTCTTTCTGAAAGTTATTCAGAGAAAGTTGACGTTTGGAGTGCAGGAGTCCTCTTATACGCTCTCCTGTCCGGTGTACTCCCGTTTAAGGGAGACTCTTTGGATGCTATTTTCGAAGCAATCAAGAAAGTGAAGCTTGATTTCAACTCTGGAGTGTGGGAGTCCGTCTCCAAACCAGCTCGTGATCTATTGTCAAGAATGCTATCAAGGGACGAATCTGCCAGGATCACTGCGGATGAAGTGCTAA GGCATCCATGGATACTCTTTTACACTGACCGGACTCTCAAGACAATGTGCATCAAGTCGAAGCACAAGGGTCAAGCAGGATCTCCTCCCGGCCTTCAGCTTCGCAGTCCGATGAAGAAAACTGACGTAAACAGAGCTAacagagagaagaagacaacatatgatgattcACCGACTGATTCATTCTCCAAcacagaggaggaggaggaagaagatgagagcGGTGTGGTCGATGTGCTTGTGGTTGCAATCTCCAACGTGAGGATCTCAGAACCAAAGAGAAGCAGACTCTGTAGTCCCACGAACAGCCCCATCGAACAGCAACATTCTTCTAACTTGACCACGACTACTAATACACTCTGTCGAGCCTTCTGA
- the LOC111216246 gene encoding bifunctional dTDP-4-dehydrorhamnose 3,5-epimerase/dTDP-4-dehydrorhamnose reductase-like codes for MRDPNSLFLFFAGEIFNQFTTERMGAEANGSSSSLNFLIYGRTGWIGGILGKLCAAQGIPYTYGSGRLEDRRSLVADLDSVKPSHVFNAAGVTGRPNVDWCESHKVETIRTNVVGTLTLADVCKERGLVLINYATGCIFEYDSGHPLGSGLGFKEEDTPNFTGSFYSKTKAMVEELLKNYENVCTLRVRMPISSDLSNPRNFITKITRYEKVVDIPNSMTILDELLPISLEMAKRNLTGIWNFTNPGVVSHNEILEMYREFVDPSFTWKNFTLEEQAKVIVAPRSNNELDATKLKTEFPEMLSIKESLVKFVFEPNKKTEIKG; via the exons ATGAGAGATCCCAACAGTCTCTTCTTATTCTTCGCCGGCGAAATCTTCAATCAATTCACGACGGAGAGAATGGGAGCGGAAGCAAACGGCTCATCGTCATCTCTCAACTTCCTAATCTACGGCCGTACAGGCTGGATCGGCGGTATTCTCGGCAAGCTCTGCGCAGCTCAGGGAATCCCTTACACTTACGGCTCAGGCCGTCTCGAGGATCGCCGTTCCCTCGTCGCCGATCTTGATTCCGTCAAGCCGAGCCATGTGTTCAACGCCGCGGGAGTCACCGGACGACCGAACGTAGACTGGTGCGAGTCCCACAAGGTGGAGACCATCCGTACGAACGTCGTCGGAACTCTGACTCTAGCCGACGTTTGCAAGGAGAGAGGCCTCGTGCTGATCAACTACGCCACGGGTTGTATATTCGAGTACGACTCGGGTCATCCTCTCGGGTCGGGTCTCGGGTTTAAGGAAGAGGACACCCCTAACTTCACCGGTTCATTCTACTCCAAGACAAAGGCTATG GTTGAGGAACTGCTCAAGAACTATGAGAACGTATGCACGCTCCGTGTAAGGATGCCTATCTCGTCGGATCTCTCAAACCCGAGAAACTTCATCACCAAGATAACTCGGTATGAGAAAGTTGTGGACATCCCAAACTCGATGACGATTCTCGATGAGCTTCTCCCTATCTCACTCGAGATGGCAAAGAGGAACCTAACGGGGATATGGAACTTTACTAATCCGGGGGTGGTGAGCCACAATGAGATACTAGAGATGTACAGAGAGTTTGTTGATCCGAGTTTCACTTGGAAGAACTTCACGTTGGAAGAACAGGCGAAAGTGATTGTAGCTCCGAGGAGTAATAATGAGCTTGATGCCACTAAGTTGAAAACAGAGTTTCCGGAGATGTTGTCTATAAAGGAATCTCTTGTCAAGTTTGTGTTCGAACCAAACAAGAAGACAGAGATCAAAGGTTGA
- the LOC125587460 gene encoding F-box protein PP2-A12-like isoform X2 → MPFASPSNIHIEHHHCLSSPPNLFIQLLCSCLKHFEFRVRRKLLHTTKDYNFQYDSRISLKPTCYFIESRVRQGRVFAPGALMGASHSGLHKDLSSSSSSFCLGDLPEDCVALIVENLDPVEICRLSKLNRAFRGASWADFVWESKLPPNYEAFLERILGGGFPENLQKRDLYACLCRVNSFDHGTKVWIDKRSGGVCLSISAKGLSITGIDDRRYWSHIPTDESRFASVAYLQQTWWFEVDGEIDFPFPVGTYSIFFRLQLGQSGKWFGRRVCNTEQVHGWDIKPVRFQLWTEDGQYSSSQCMLTERGRWNHYHGGDFVVRESRSSSTKIKFSMTQIDCTHTKGGLSLDSVIVYPSSCKDRF, encoded by the exons ATGCCTTTTGCGTCACCGTCCAATATCCATATAGAGCACCACCATTGTCTGTCAtcaccaccaaacctctttattCAATTGCTTTGTTCTTGTCTTAAACATTTCGAGTTTCGCGTGCGAAGAAAACTCCTCCACACGACCAAAGATTACAACTTTCAGTACGATTCGAGAATCTCTTTAAAACCCACCTGTTATTTTATTGAATCTCGTGTAAGACAAGGAAGGGTTTTTGCTCCTGGTGCTTTGATGGGTGCGAGTCACTCTGGTCTTCACAAGGATTTGTCTTCATCTTCGTCGTCGTTTTGTTTAGGGGATCTCCCGGAAGATTGCGTGGCTCTGATCGTTGAGAATTTGGACCCCGTCGAGATCTGTAGACTCTCGAAGCTCAACAGGGCTTTCCGGGGAGCTTCATGGGCCGATTTCGTCTGGGAATCGAAGCTTCCTCCGAACTACGAGGCCTTTCTCGAGAGAATCCTTGGTGGTGGGTTCCCGGAAAATCTCCAGAAAAGAGATTTATACGCTTGTCTCTGCAGGGTTAACTCATTCGATCACGGCACCAAG GTATGGATTGATAAACGAAGCGGTGGTGTTTGTCTAAGCATCTCAGCTAAGGGCTTATCAATCACAGGGATTGATGATCGTCGATACTGGAGTCATATCCCCACTGATGAATCTCG GTTTGCTTCCGTGGCTTACCTTCAACAAACCTGGTGGTTTGAAGTCGACGGTGAGATTGATTTCCCGTTCCCGGTAGGAACCTACAGTATCTTCTTCAGGCTGCAGCTAGGTCAGTCTGGCAAGTGGTTTGGTCGACGGGTCTGTAACACCGAACAAGTCCACGGTTGGGACATTAAACCGGTTCGGTTTCAGCTCTGGACTGAAGACGGTCAATACTCCTCGTCTCAATGTATGTTAACCGAGCGGGGAAGGTGGAACCACTACCACGGGGGAGATTTTGTAGTCCGGGAATCAAGAAGCTCATCGACGAAGATAAAGTTTTCGATGACGCAGATTGACTGTACACATACCAAAGGCGGATTGTCACTAGACTCTGTGATTGTATACCCGAGCTCGTGTAAAGACCGGTTTTAA
- the LOC106445571 gene encoding dehydration-responsive element-binding protein 1F-like, which produces MDNNDEIMLAEMTPKRRAGRRVFKETRHPVYRGIRRRNGDKWVCEVREPIHQRRIWLGTYPTAEMAARAHDVAAYALRGRSACLNFADSAWRLPVPESTDPDVIRRVAAEAAEMFRPTEYESGITVLPSYGDEVDLAFGSGSGSGSEERNLHGYVEQEEEEVSTTMMRLATEPLMSPPRSYMEGMTSNTYMEEDMSYQDMSLWSYNY; this is translated from the coding sequence atggATAACAACGATGAGATTATGCTGGCGGAGATGACGCCGAAGAGGCGTGCGGGACGGAGAGTGTTCAAGGAGACACGTCACCCAGTTTACAGAGGAATACGGCGGAGGAACGGCGACAAATGGGTCTGCGAAGTCCGAGAGCCGATCCACCAGCGCCGCATTTGGCTCGGGACTTATCCCACGGCGGAGATGGCAGCGCGTGCACACGACGTGGCGGCTTATGCTCTGCGCGGGAGATCCGCGTGTTTGAATTTCGCCGACTCTGCCTGGCGGCTTCCGGTACCGGAATCAACCGATCCCGATGTCATCAGGAGAGTCGCGGCGGAAGCTGCGGAGATGTTCAGGCCGACGGAATACGAGAGCGGAATTACGGTTTTGCCCTCTTACGGGGATGAGGTGGACTTGGCTTTTGGTTCTGGTTCTGGTTCGGGATCGGAGGAGAGGAATTTGCATGGGTATgtggaacaagaagaagaagaggtttcCACGACGATGATGAGACTCGCGACGGAGCCGTTAATGTCGCCGCCGAGATCGTACATGGAAGGCATGACTTCTAATACTTACATGGAAGAAGACATGTCTTACCAAGATATGTCACTGTGGAGTTACAACTATTAA
- the LOC125587027 gene encoding uncharacterized protein LOC125587027: MVKSCHSTNNVGSTKRNWGSFAAPPPEIIDTSTEQETGDTPPTSETVSSPHAPASTDPHPPVPVTSQIQPTDEYTSAPLTDERAVVHQETNQLVTSGLTEASEKGDQEDEPDTETIFVPTMGAWSKPLRFTPPPTPPEPATPKLGFTEVVKSQIACFWPTINESIVKGHKHTKEKLVYPVQTTSQLPMEKLPPPVLKEDGSLWFPWAARMNQSSRNLFRAAEPTYRLDGTPQVTIPSNVLRLGPENKEEYIVGQFHRCTKPPGGLIHAVLNRLWERECKISCRKLGESSPVDSLKIPEISTLPVWVTLKNIPDSCYSRLGISHIASGLGEPMLTHRPRLDPTSMGEAKILVEIELDKPFPKLIALDDKQGNIYLVEVEYSWIPSACEKCGALGHKEKRCLLPAKTLGTAHVTKDTQKPNEEIPMVDIVKLLQQSPATPATNFDQNPSSTSTHQSPETPKRSSPTSNSEDPTDGPSSNVHEVHFIPRSKSDTTLPSLAVIVVAPSALQIMEETSSPVHIREASHTYETEQHFGEF, from the exons ATGGTCAAAAGCTGTCACTCCACCAATAATGTCGGTTCAACAAAAAGAAATTGGGGTTCTTTCGCTGCTCCTCCTCCTGAAATTATTGACACTTCAACGGAACAAGAAACAGGGGACACTCCTCCTACTTCTGAAACCGTTTCCTCTCCTCATGCACCTGCATCAACCGACCCTCATCCACCAGTTCCTGTAACTAGTCAGattcaaccaactgatgaataTACCTCAGCGCCTCTCACCGATGAACGAGCAGTTGTTCATCAGGAAACAAACCAGTTGGTCACCTCAGGTCTTACTGAAGCTTCTGAAAAGGGCGACCAGGAAGATGAACCGGACACAGAAACAATATTTGTTCCAACTATGGGAGCATGGTCGAAACCACTCCGATTCACCCCACCTCCAACACCTCCAGAACCTGCTACTCCTAAACTTGGATTCACAGAAGTTGTAAAAAGCCAAATAGCTTGTTTCTGGCCTACAATAAATGAGTCTATTGTCAAGGGTCACAAGCATACGAAGGAAAAATTGGTGTATCCGGTCCAAACAACCTCCCAATTACCTATGGAAAAATTGCCACCTCCTGTGCTCAAGGAAGACGGTTCCCTCTGGTTTCCATGGGCAGCCCGAATGAATCAATCATCTAGAAATCTTTTCCGAGCTGCTGAACCGACGTATCGACTAGATGGAACTCCTCAGGTGACAATTCCTTCTAACGTCCTTAGACTAGGACCTGAGAATAAGGAAGAATACATTGTAGGACAGTTCCATAGATGCACTAAACCGCCTGGAGGTCTTATTCATGCTGTCTTGAATAGATTGTGGGAAAGGGAATGTAAGATATCTTGCCGGAAATTGGGAGAGTCGTC TCCGGTAGACTCGCTTAAAATCCCTGAGATTTCAACTCTCCCAGTCTGGGTCACCCTTAAGAATATCCCAGATTCTTGCTACTCAAGATTGGGTATCAGTCATATAGCATCAGGTTTGGGAGAGCCAATGCTTACTCATAGGCCTCGTTTAGATCCAACAAGTATGGGGGAAGCAAAAATTTTAGTGGAGATTGAGTTAGATAAACCATTCCCAAAGCTAATTGCGCTTGATGACAAGCAAGGCAACATCTACTTGGTGGAAGTGGAGTATTCTTGGATTCCTAGTGCTTGTGAAAAATGTGGAGCTCTTGGGCATAAGGAAAAGAGGTGTCTACTACCTGCTAAGACTCTTGGAACAGCTCATGTCACAAAAGATACTCAGAAACCTAATGAAGAGATCCCAATGGTGGATATAGTTAAGCTGTTGCAACAATCCCCTGCTACCCCGGCTACCAACTTCGATCAAAACCCAAGCTCTACTTCCACACACCAATCACCTGAGACTCCAAAAAGGTCTTCGCCTACTAGTAATTCTGAGGACCCCACTGATGGACCTTCCTCCAATGTGCACGAGGTACATTTTATTCCTCGTTCTAAGTCTGATACTACTTTACCATCGTTAGCAGTCATTGTCGTTGCGCCATCTGCGTTACAAATTATGGAGGAAACTTCATCTCCCGTACACATTAGAGAAGCCTCTCACACTTATGAAACGGAGCAACATTTTGGGGAGTTTTAA
- the LOC125587025 gene encoding putative nuclease HARBI1: protein MSSSSSDGVDEAVEEWFDEEFDNLVDSLVNDQAKNQRDGLTTKDIGKKDTINYGMTISGNMLHTHRKCLEDQRRNAHGRYGLSTLQKCTAAIRMLAYGQSGDTYDEYLRLGESTALLCSDNFTNAIIQLFGHEYLRRPTADDLQRLLDIGELRGFPGMVGIIDCMHWEWKNCPTAWRGQYTRGSGMPTIILEAVASHDLWIWHAFFGLPDTLNDINVLDRSPVFDDIIQGRTPKLFAQHQEAVRKDVDAVRKDVERAFGVLQARFAIVKNPALLWDKEKIGRIMRCCVILHNMIVEDERDRFTQYDTDEFESGESSRSSQVDVVSSTESLSNVGEMRGIRNQIRDQQIHHRLKADLVENIWQKFGNLDE, encoded by the exons atgtcaTCCTCATCGTCAGATGGCGTAGATGAAGCTGTTGAAGAATGGTTCGACGAAGAATTTGATAATCTCGTCGACTCCCTAGTTAATGATCAAGCAAAAAACCAAAGAGACGGGCTTACTACGAAAGACATCGGGAAGAAGGACACAATCAACTATGGAATGACTATTTCAGGGAACATGCTACATACCCACCGGAAATGTTTAGAAGAC caaagaagaaaTGCTCACGGAAGGTACGGCCTATCTACACTGCAAAAGTGTACAGCAGCTATACGTATGCTGGCATATGGTCAATCAGGAGATACgtatgacgaatatctccgactagGTGAAAGTACTGCACTTTTATGTTCGGACAATTTCACTAATGCGATAATACAATTGTTTGGCCatgagtatctaagaagaccTACAGCTGAtgatcttcaacgactactgGATATTGGAGAGTTACGCGGGTTCCCAGGAATGGTAGGCatcatcgactgtatgcattgggagtggaaaaattgccCAACAGCTTGGAGAGGACAGTACACACGTGGTTCAGGAATGCCGACAATTATCTTAGAGGCGGTGGCATCACATGATCTAtggatatggcacgcatttTTCGGACTTCCAGATACCCTCAACGAtattaatgttcttgatcggtcaccagtttttgatgacattatacAAGGTCGAACTCCTAAA CTAtttgctcaacatcaagaagcCGTAAGAAAAGATGTCGACGCCGtaagaaaagatgtcgaacgtgCTTTCGGAGTATTGCAAGCGAGGTTTGCAATAGTTAAAAACCCAGCACTACTATGGGACAAGGAAAAGATAGGAAGGATTATGAGATGTTGTGTCATACTGCACAACATGATAGTAGAGGACGAACGTGACAGATTCACTCAGTATGATACAGATGAATTCGAATCAGGAGAGTCAAGCAGAAGTTCCCAGGTTGATGTTGTCTCCTCTACGGAAAGCCTTTCTAATGTCGGTGAAATGCGTGGGATTCGCAATCAAATTCGGGATCAACAGATACATCatcgtttgaaagctgatttagttgaaaatatATGGCAAAAGTTTGGTAATCTTGATGAATAA
- the LOC125587460 gene encoding F-box protein PP2-A12-like isoform X1, which translates to MPFASPSNIHIEHHHCLSSPPNLFIQLLCSCLKHFEFRVRRKLLHTTKDYNFQYDSRISLKPTCYFIESRVRQGRVFAPGALMGASHSGLHKDLSSSSSSFCLGDLPEDCVALIVENLDPVEICRLSKLNRAFRGASWADFVWESKLPPNYEAFLERILGGGFPENLQKRDLYACLCRVNSFDHGTKKVWIDKRSGGVCLSISAKGLSITGIDDRRYWSHIPTDESRFASVAYLQQTWWFEVDGEIDFPFPVGTYSIFFRLQLGQSGKWFGRRVCNTEQVHGWDIKPVRFQLWTEDGQYSSSQCMLTERGRWNHYHGGDFVVRESRSSSTKIKFSMTQIDCTHTKGGLSLDSVIVYPSSCKDRF; encoded by the exons ATGCCTTTTGCGTCACCGTCCAATATCCATATAGAGCACCACCATTGTCTGTCAtcaccaccaaacctctttattCAATTGCTTTGTTCTTGTCTTAAACATTTCGAGTTTCGCGTGCGAAGAAAACTCCTCCACACGACCAAAGATTACAACTTTCAGTACGATTCGAGAATCTCTTTAAAACCCACCTGTTATTTTATTGAATCTCGTGTAAGACAAGGAAGGGTTTTTGCTCCTGGTGCTTTGATGGGTGCGAGTCACTCTGGTCTTCACAAGGATTTGTCTTCATCTTCGTCGTCGTTTTGTTTAGGGGATCTCCCGGAAGATTGCGTGGCTCTGATCGTTGAGAATTTGGACCCCGTCGAGATCTGTAGACTCTCGAAGCTCAACAGGGCTTTCCGGGGAGCTTCATGGGCCGATTTCGTCTGGGAATCGAAGCTTCCTCCGAACTACGAGGCCTTTCTCGAGAGAATCCTTGGTGGTGGGTTCCCGGAAAATCTCCAGAAAAGAGATTTATACGCTTGTCTCTGCAGGGTTAACTCATTCGATCACGGCACCAAG AAGGTATGGATTGATAAACGAAGCGGTGGTGTTTGTCTAAGCATCTCAGCTAAGGGCTTATCAATCACAGGGATTGATGATCGTCGATACTGGAGTCATATCCCCACTGATGAATCTCG GTTTGCTTCCGTGGCTTACCTTCAACAAACCTGGTGGTTTGAAGTCGACGGTGAGATTGATTTCCCGTTCCCGGTAGGAACCTACAGTATCTTCTTCAGGCTGCAGCTAGGTCAGTCTGGCAAGTGGTTTGGTCGACGGGTCTGTAACACCGAACAAGTCCACGGTTGGGACATTAAACCGGTTCGGTTTCAGCTCTGGACTGAAGACGGTCAATACTCCTCGTCTCAATGTATGTTAACCGAGCGGGGAAGGTGGAACCACTACCACGGGGGAGATTTTGTAGTCCGGGAATCAAGAAGCTCATCGACGAAGATAAAGTTTTCGATGACGCAGATTGACTGTACACATACCAAAGGCGGATTGTCACTAGACTCTGTGATTGTATACCCGAGCTCGTGTAAAGACCGGTTTTAA
- the LOC125587026 gene encoding glutathione S-transferase T3-like: protein MDPFSLTSPGPVNIDVGSSDVPKPVERRKWTTQEDLVLISAWLNTSKDPICKQRWGRLNDQVSKFVGSYQTALKEQASGQNENDVMKSAHDIFFNDYHGKFTLEHAWRELRFDKKWRSISLPRDGAKEKRKEAAETVPDSEEVRPHGVKASKAAKRKKNGNEAAYDRLQSILDLKQNISKQKLLDRLLSKKETLTESEVSLKDKLVAEML from the exons ATGGATCCGTTTTCCCTTACTTCTCCTGGCCCTGTGAACATAGACGTAGGGTCTTCTGATGTTCCTAAACCGGTGGAAAGGAGAAAGTGGACAACACAAGAAGACTTAGTCCTCATAAGTGCTTGGTTAAACACCAGCAAGGATCCCATA tgtaagcagaggtggggaaggCTCAATGACCAGGTGTCTAAGTTTGTGGGAAGCTATCAGACCGCTTTGAAGGAGCAAGCTAGTGGCCAAAATGAGAACGATGTCATGAAGTCTGCCCATGACATCTTCTTCAATGACTACCACGGCAAGTTCACACTTGAACATGCGTGGAGGGAGCTGCGGTTCGATAAAAAATGGAGGTCTATCTCTTTACCAAGAGATGGTGCaaaggagaaaaggaaggaaGCTGCAGAGACGGTGCCTGACTCGGAAGAGGTAAGGCCACATGGTGTTAAGGCTTCCAAAGCAGCCAAACGCAAGAAGAATGGGAATGAAGCTGCATATGATCGACTACAGAGCATTCTAGACTTGAAACAGAACATATCCAAACAGAAACTACTAGATCGTCTCCTCTCAAAAAAAGAAACTCTCACTGAAAGTGAGGTGTCTCTGAAGGACAAACTCGTAGCTGAGATGCTTTGA